The genomic window GCCTATTTGATTGAAGAGAAGGATGTCAATCCGTGGAATATACTAGCAATTACGTTTACAAATAAAGCAGCAAAAGAAATGAAGGAGCGGGTCGCAAGATTGCTTGAGCATGGTGGAGAAGATGTTTGGATATCTACTTTCCACTCCATGTGCGTGCGTATCCTCCGACGTAATGTCGACCAAATCGGTTATAATCGGAATTTTACGATCATTGATGCTTCTGAACAGCGGACGCTTATGAAGCGAGTAATGGCAGAGTTGAATATTGATACGAAAAAATATGACCCACGAACACTTCTTGGAACAATCAGTAACGCGAAAAATGCGTTACAAACACCGAAAAAGATGGCAGAGCTGCAAGGTAGTGTTTATGAAGAGGTTGCTGCAAAATGCTATGACAAATATCAGCGAGAATTAAGAAACAATCAATGTATGGATTTTGATGATTTGATAATGAATACCATCCGATTGTTTGAAGAACAGCCTGATACCTTGGCTTATTATCAAAACAAGTTTCATTATATTCATGTAGATGAATACCAAGATACCAACCATGCACAGTATATGCTGGTTAATATGCTGGCAGAACGTTTTCGTAATTTGTGTGTTGTGGGAGATGCCGATCAAAGTATATATGGTTGGCGTGGGGCAGATATGCAGAATATTCTTGATTTCGAGACCGACTATCCAAATGCTTCGGTGATTTTGTTAGAGCAGAATTATCGTTCTACGAAGAAAATATTATCTGCTGCCAATGATGTCATTCAAAACAACCGTAATCGCAAAGCGAAGAGTCTATGGACTGAGAATAACGATGGTGAGAAGATCGTGTATTATCGTGGGAACAGTGAGCGAGATGAAACTCAGTTTATCGTTCAGCAGATCCAAAAGGAGATGCAGGAGAATGAACGGATTTATGGTGATTTTGCGGTATTGTACCGAACGAATGCTCAGTCTCGTGTCATGGAGGAAATGCTGCTGAAATCTAATATTCCGTATACGATGATTGGTGGACATAAGTTCTACGATCGCAAAGAGATTAAAGATATCTTAGGCTATTTGAATATTATTTCAAATCCGATGGATTCTCTTAGCTTTGATCGGGTAGTGAATGCACCGAAGCGCGGCATCGGAAAAACCTCTGTTGAAAAGCTTAGACAGTTTGCAGAAATGCATGGCTGGCCTCTTTTAGAAGCTGCTCAAAACGTAGAGTTGGCGAATATTTCAGGAAAAGCGGGTAAGGAGTTGGGCAGCTTTGGTCTTATGATTCAAGAGCTGACACAGATGGTCCCTTACATGACGATTACCGATTTGGTCAAAGAGGTACTGGATCGAAGTGGTTACAAGGAAGAGTTGATTCGTCAGAATAATTTGGAATCCCAGACGCGCTTAGAAAACTTGGATGAGTTTCTGACTGTTACACAAGAATTCGATAAACGCTATGCAAAACAGGACGAAGAGGATGCTGACGCACCGGAAGAAAAACTAGCAGTTTTCTTAAATGATTTAGCGTTGGTTTCTGATATTGATGATTTAGAGGAAAGTACTTCCCAAGTAACCTTGATGACCTTGCATGCGGCTAAGGGTTTGGAATTCCCAGTGGTCTTTTTGATTGGGTTGGAAGAAGGGATTTTCCCACTTTCTCGAGCAATGCTTGAGGAACAAGAGCTTGAAGAGGAGCGACGTCTGGCTTATGTGGGGATTACCCGTGCGGAAGAAGTTCTATATATGACAAATGCTTACTCAAGAACCTTGTATGGCAAAACGCAATACAATCGCCCTAGTCGTTTTTTAAGTGAGATTGAAGAAGAACTAATGGCGCCTCAAGGGTTAGCAACGCCAAATCAGCAGCCGGTAACAAGAACACAGGAACCAAGAGTGTTCAAACCGGCATATAGTCAGCCTGCACAAAAAGCTGTTTCAGATAAAACTGCCAGTGGAGGCGAGTCTTTAGGCTGGAAAGCAGGAGATAAGGTAAAACATAAAGCTTGGGGTACAGGCATGATCGTTAAGGTAAGCGGCAGTGATAAGGATTTGGAATTGGATATTGCATTTCCGGAAAAAGGAATCAAACGTTTATTGGCAGCGTTCGCGCCAATCGAAAAGGTATAAGGACATAGGAGGTTTGTTAGAATGGAAGATCGACCACTGACATTAGGAGCGGCAACCGAAAGAGTGAAACAACTGAGAGCGGATCTTACAAAATACGCTCATGAATACTATGTTGACGACACGCCGACTGTAGAGGATTATGTTTATGATAAACTTTATCAGGAACTAGTTGATATTGAAGCGGCATTTCCTGATTTGATCACTTCTGATTCACCCACACAAAGAGTGGGTGGAAAGGTTCTAGAAGGATTTGATAAGGTAACTCATGATGTGCAGATGTACAGTTTAAATGATGGCTTTAGTAAAGAAGAAATCTATGCGTTTGATGAACGGGTGCAGAAACTTGCTGGGCGTCAAGTCAGCTACTGTTGTGAGTTGAAGATCGATGGATTGGCGATTTCATTAAAATATGAGGATGGAGTCTTTGTTCAAGGGGCAACACGAGGTGATGGTACTGTTGGAGAGAATATTACAGAGAATCTTAAAACAGTGAAGTCGATCCCATTACAATTGGAGCGCCCCATTTCAATCGAGGTTCGTGGGGAATGTTATA from Enterococcus sp. 9E7_DIV0242 includes these protein-coding regions:
- the pcrA gene encoding DNA helicase PcrA, which encodes MAPKHTLIQGMNPKQAEAVLHTEGPLLVMAGAGSGKTRVLTHRIAYLIEEKDVNPWNILAITFTNKAAKEMKERVARLLEHGGEDVWISTFHSMCVRILRRNVDQIGYNRNFTIIDASEQRTLMKRVMAELNIDTKKYDPRTLLGTISNAKNALQTPKKMAELQGSVYEEVAAKCYDKYQRELRNNQCMDFDDLIMNTIRLFEEQPDTLAYYQNKFHYIHVDEYQDTNHAQYMLVNMLAERFRNLCVVGDADQSIYGWRGADMQNILDFETDYPNASVILLEQNYRSTKKILSAANDVIQNNRNRKAKSLWTENNDGEKIVYYRGNSERDETQFIVQQIQKEMQENERIYGDFAVLYRTNAQSRVMEEMLLKSNIPYTMIGGHKFYDRKEIKDILGYLNIISNPMDSLSFDRVVNAPKRGIGKTSVEKLRQFAEMHGWPLLEAAQNVELANISGKAGKELGSFGLMIQELTQMVPYMTITDLVKEVLDRSGYKEELIRQNNLESQTRLENLDEFLTVTQEFDKRYAKQDEEDADAPEEKLAVFLNDLALVSDIDDLEESTSQVTLMTLHAAKGLEFPVVFLIGLEEGIFPLSRAMLEEQELEEERRLAYVGITRAEEVLYMTNAYSRTLYGKTQYNRPSRFLSEIEEELMAPQGLATPNQQPVTRTQEPRVFKPAYSQPAQKAVSDKTASGGESLGWKAGDKVKHKAWGTGMIVKVSGSDKDLELDIAFPEKGIKRLLAAFAPIEKV